From a region of the Impatiens glandulifera chromosome 4, dImpGla2.1, whole genome shotgun sequence genome:
- the LOC124937090 gene encoding probable mediator of RNA polymerase II transcription subunit 26b: MTVKSDKLDFWRVYFRSSNSDLFDIIDNAITIAIIDCPTELKLRRDRIAEKLFSCHMSRYLDRDCVEYSNPKEGDVDDEDEPGIQKGFDTKIESGGSKESKVNSSGDYHGEFQLNQTSNYSYGDAEALTDEIEEENLIFQEVLRIKKIIDNNQDESDTILFDSLRKLQLMDLSVETLKATKIGKSVNSLRKHRSKQIRNLSKTLIEVWKEMVDEWVKVTTDLVAEATPESGNPSVVNEVEEEEEEGLPSPPLDDLAFIDTHTTTMELSKFFDGMDEDGNPQNSRELNKNRDNTRNQRKETRIVPNQRKEQVKKEETVVMKQQKPIIPSKEFEQRRMTKPNVQPKPQSEVKVQPRMQMKPQPPSSAQLDKSKTNLDENAKLEIAKRKLHDSYQQVQNAKRQRTIQVMEIQDCPKQGLGHRNPHMKPGNNNNRNWKNGVRR, translated from the exons ATGACGGTTAAATCTGATAAACTTGATTTCTGGAGGGTTTACTTTCGTAGTTCAAATTCCGATTTGTTTGATATAATCGATAACGCTATTACTATAGCGATTATAGATTGTCCAACGgaattaaaattaagaagaGATCGAATAGCAGAGAAGTTGTTTTCATGTCATATGTCTCGTTATTTGGATCGCGATTGCGTTGAATATTCAAATCCGAAGGAGGGGGATGTGGATGATGAAGATGAACCCGGAATTCAGAAAGGGTTTGATACTAAAATAGAATCCGGTGGAAGTAAGGAAAGCAAGGTCAATAGTAGCGGTGATTATCATGGAGAATTTCAATTGAATCAAACGAGCAATTACAGTTATGGAGATGCTGAAGCACTTACTGATGAGATTGAAGAAGAGAATCTGATTTTTCAAGAGGTTTTAAGGATCAAAAAGATTATTGACAACAATCAAGATGAG TCGGATACAATACTGTTTGATTCACTAAGGAAACTTCAATTGATGGATTTATCTGTTGAGACTCTTAAG GCTACAAAGATCGGTAAATCTGTCAATTCTCTTAGGAAACATAGAAGTAAGCAGATTCGAAATCTTTCTAAAACATTAATCGAGGTGTGGAAGGAAATGGTGGATGAGTGGGTCAAAGTTACTACGGATCTTGTTGCag AAGCTACTCCAGAGTCTGGCAATCCTTCTGTTGTTAATGaagtggaggaggaggaagaagaaggacTTCCTTCTCCTCCATTGGATGATCTTGCGTTTATCGATACTCATACTACCACGATGGAACTTTCCAAA TTCTTTGATGGCATGGATGAAGATGGAA ATCCTCAAAACAGCAGGGAATTGAACAAGAACCGTGACAATACAAGGAATCAGCGTAAGGAGACACGAATTGTGCCCAATCAGCGTAAGGAACAagtgaagaaagaagaaacagTGGTAATGAAACAACAGAAACCAATCATCCCAAGTAAGGAATTCGAGCAAAGGAGAATGACTAAACCAAATGTGCAGCCGAAACCACAATCTGAAGTGAAAGTCCAGCCGAGAATGCAGATGAAGCCACAACCACCTTCTTCTGCTCAACTTGAT AAATCTAAGACGAATCTGGATGAAAATGCAAAACTTGAAATTGCAAAGAGGAAGCTACATGATAGTTACCAACAAGTTCAAAATG CCAAGAGACAAAGAACAATCCAAGTTATGGAAATTCAGGATTGTCCTAAACAGGGATTAGGACACAGAAATCCTCATATGAAGCCAGGAAATAACAATAACAGGAATTGGAAGAACGGCGTTCGTAGATAG